One Leptospiraceae bacterium genomic window, ACGTTGGCTAACACAAGTTAGTTCTTTTTGAAAGGATTCGACTAAATCATAAATTGGTTCGATGATGACTTTTCCTTTCATGTCGATAAATCCATATTTGCCGTTCGATTTAAACCAGGTAATTACGTCTGTAAAATTTCCTGCTTCTTGGAATTGCAAAGGTATTACAATCTTTCCGTCCTTTCCTATGAAACCCGTTTTATTATTCTTAACAACCCTCGCAAGTCCATATTGAAAAGAGTAGTTCGGATAATCATAATTAGTCGGAATCACTAGTTTGCCTTCAAGATCAATATATCCTTCTTTTACTTCTTTCCTCTCCTGATACTTTACATAAGCAAGTTTATCTTGAAACGATTCTACGATTCCAAATCGCGGCTCTATATGAAATTTTACTTTTTCTTCATTCCAAATTAATTTGTATGATGGCTCTGGCTTTACTATGCTTGCAACTTCTTCCCATTTTTCTTCTTTGCTTTCTGGAATCACGGAAGGAACCTCTGTCTCAGCTTCAACGAGGATCGGTTCTTGTTTTTTTTCAAAAAGGTTACAAGAAAGAAAAGCTAAAATAAAAGGGCATACAAAAATTAGTCGAAAGGAAATGTTCATGAGGATAGATTTCTTGTATCCGAATAGCTTTCAAGGAAAAAAGGGGATATCTATACATTCCAGTATCTCGAATAAAGATTGAAATTTATCTTGCAGATGATATTCTGTAAAGATGTTCCAATTACAAACCTTTCGACTCTTGAAATTAACTATCTTGGTATTAGGTTTACTCGTCGGTTTAAAAGGATACTCATCTCATTTATTTTCACACTCAGAAACCGTGGAGGAAAAAAACAGAATCTACATCGCCAACCTTAGTATCGCCAATGACGTTCCTGAAACCATACGAGAAAGCATCATCACAAAACTCAAATCTCATTTAGTGGAAAAATTTGGAGGGAGTTACAATATTATTTCTCAATCTGACTTAGATTTGCTTTTACGACAAGTGGAAAGCCTTCAGCGGCAAGGACGTGATACAAAAGAAATCCTTTCAGAGATTGCCGACGCACGAGATGCAGATGAACTAATTCACGGAAAAGTTTTTAAAGATCAAGGTCAGATTAAACTTCTTTTAAATAATCTAAAACGCGATCCAAAATCAAAAGATTTTTACACAAAATCAATAGTCGATATTTCTTTTTTTGAAAATGATTTTGATTTTTATATCAAGGAAGCTGCTATTAAAATTTTGAATCCTCGTTATAGAATTAAAAGCGGCGAATCAGTAATAGCCGCAGAAAAAAAGAATTCAATTTCAAAACCAGAAACTATTAATTATTCAGAAAATAAAATAGTTTCTATAGGAAACGTTGGATGGGGCAATTTTGAGGGTCTAATGAAATGGGATGACGCGGTCGATATATGTGAAAGCAAAGGTATGAGGCTTCCAACACCTGAAGAATTGCGAGACATGGCACAATTAAAAAATCATATTCTACGAGAGCCTTGCTGCGTTTTTTGGTCTTCTAAATCGAACAGTAAGGATTCTGATTATGCTTATTACATAGACATCAACGATGGCTACGGAAATTATTACCATAAGGATATAGACGTCAGAGTCCGCTGCGTTAAAAAATAATCTACATGAATGAAAAATATACACTAGAAAGAAAAGGCGAAAAAGCTTCCATTTATCTAAGACTTTTCTTAGTTACCATTTTCTCTCTCGGAGTGATTGTAGGAGTCCTAGTTCAAAATGAAGTTCCTAAAATTATTGGCAACTATTTAACAGGGATTTTCATTTACAGTCTTTCTATTGTAGCTTCGCTTTATAACCTTTCCCGTGAACGTTACAATCCCTGGCTTAAATACTATGGCATCGTTTTCGAGTTAATTGGATTTGCATTCGTAATTAGCGGCTATTTACGGTTTGACTCGAAAGACGAAATTGCCAGAGGAGTAAGAAGTATAACCTTATTCGGTGTCTACTTTCTATTAATCGCAGGAGCCAGTTTACGTTTTTCTCCCAGGTTTAGCCTAATAGCTGGTATCCTTACATCATGCCTATTTACCATTCTATCAATTATTTTCGTGCAAGTAGTAAAGAGAACTCCTGGTCCCGGCGCTCCATTTGACATGTCCTTTGTAGTTATAAATAGTTTATTCTTATGGGCAATGGCAATTACCACTACAACGTGCACTCGATATGTAAGAGAGTTAGTAGAAGAGCAGATTGAATCTAAAAACAAAGCAAATGAACAATCCGAAAGTCTAACTAAAATTATCTCCGAAACAAAACATGCTATAAGTGAATTAAACTTAGTCTTTAGTAGTATGAATGAAGTAGTGACAAGTAACAAAAATCTCAATCATGAACAATCACAACTCATGGATGAAATTAGCAATATTATTGATCAATCGAATGCAACTACTCATAGTATATTAACTCTTACCTCAACCCAAGATAATATTTCTGAAAAAAATTCAACCTCCTTAAAAGACCTCAATTCTGCAATGCTTGAAGCAGAGCGGGTAAATCAAATTATCTCCATCAAAGGAAGTGATGCATTAAAACGAGCAGAAGCTGGAGAAGGAGAACTAAAAGATACCGTTCAAGAAATGGAGAATATTAAAAACATTTCGACAAGGGTATCACATATTGTTTCCATTATTTATGGAATTGCAAAGCAAACCAATCTACTTGCTCTAAACGCTGCAATAGAAGCAGCAAGAGCAGGAGACCAAGGAAAAGGTTTCGCGGTGGTAGCCGACGAAGTAAGTAAACTCGCCGACCTCGCTGGAAGAAATGCGTCTCAAATAGGCGAATTAGTCAAGGAAATGAATGCAGCGACCCTAAAAGGAGCAGGCAGAATTCAATCAGTCGTTAATTCTATCCGCGATATTGTGCAGGGAATTCGACTAATCGTATCAGAGCTTCATGAAATGGATGAAAAGGTTAAAAAAGAAATGGTTCTAATTAAAGAAGTTCTAAATCAGAACTCTGAAATGCAGAGCATGTCTGGCAAATTAAAATTAACCTCAAATGATCAGGGAAATTACAGCAAGGAAATCTTACAAAACATCCAAACTATTCACTCCCGCTCTCGTAAAATTTTACAAACGGCAGTCGTGTTAGAGGAAAACACCGAATTACTGCAAACGATTACTGCGCGATTGAATCAAAATATTAGTTCATAATTCACTCTTTCAGAAAAGGAAGTATTTCATCCGCTAAAATCTTAGCACTTAGAATATTTCCCTCGGAAGTTGGATGTCCGTCTTCAGGAAGCATGTAAATAAACTTATTCTCTTTACGCATTTCAATATCCGCTTCTCGAAATTTAGCGAGGGGATTAACATGAGTAACCCCATGTCTCTTGCAAATTGCGTCAATAATATTTTCCGGTGTATTTTCCTTATCAAACTGAGGCTCATAAATTCGCACAAAAATTGGATAGGTATATACAATCAGTTTAAATTTTTTGGACTCACTCAATCTTTTCATTTTAACAAGAGTCTCTTCCCATTCCTTCCACAACTCCCATGTCTCAACATCTTCCGTTCTTGTATAAGGTACGATTTTTCCTTCATTTCCTAAATAATAGAACGTAAGCAAATTCTCGATATCTTGCTTTCCTATCTTTGCTTTCATAAAAGCCATTACATCATTTGGCCAGGCAATATGCGATATATGCGCCTTAGCCCCAAACTTCCCTCCTATGAGTTCATTTTGTTTCATTTCTTTTAATTGTCTTAGAAAAATTTCTCTTTCTTTTTTATATTTGCCTGCAACAAAAAAACGAATCGGACCGAACCAACCAATTTTTTTTAGCATATCATATGTAAACGCATCCGTGCTACTCTTCTGTTTTAAATCAGCAATATCATTTTCACAAAAAGTAAGTAAAACAACATCGGGAGCAAATTTAAGATCATAATTTTTCAAACTCTCATATGAATGGGTGATTGTAGATGCTGTCATTCCTGCATTTAATACTTCAATGGCTTTTACATTCTCAGGCTTTCTCTGATTTAAAACTTGCTCTAAATGACTTGAAACAGTATTTTGATCTGAAACTTTCCAGCCCCATGTAAAACTATCACCTACTGCAAT contains:
- a CDS encoding WG repeat-containing protein encodes the protein MNISFRLIFVCPFILAFLSCNLFEKKQEPILVEAETEVPSVIPESKEEKWEEVASIVKPEPSYKLIWNEEKVKFHIEPRFGIVESFQDKLAYVKYQERKEVKEGYIDLEGKLVIPTNYDYPNYSFQYGLARVVKNNKTGFIGKDGKIVIPLQFQEAGNFTDVITWFKSNGKYGFIDMKGKVIIEPIYDLVESFQKELTCVSQRGKFGYIDEKGLLVISLHFQEANSFREGLAVVKQNEKFFFINRYGRRAIQNSFDFANSFSEGLARVRVGGKYGYINKKGEWIVKPELEQMYHDAFYFKEGRAVFMKGEKYGYLDRSGKVIIEAKYDFADSFSEDLAVVAVNNKVGYINRFGDYVVKPQFENGESFSEGFAAVKKTGLYGFIRKEDIAKEVVVK
- a CDS encoding DUF1566 domain-containing protein is translated as MFQLQTFRLLKLTILVLGLLVGLKGYSSHLFSHSETVEEKNRIYIANLSIANDVPETIRESIITKLKSHLVEKFGGSYNIISQSDLDLLLRQVESLQRQGRDTKEILSEIADARDADELIHGKVFKDQGQIKLLLNNLKRDPKSKDFYTKSIVDISFFENDFDFYIKEAAIKILNPRYRIKSGESVIAAEKKNSISKPETINYSENKIVSIGNVGWGNFEGLMKWDDAVDICESKGMRLPTPEELRDMAQLKNHILREPCCVFWSSKSNSKDSDYAYYIDINDGYGNYYHKDIDVRVRCVKK
- a CDS encoding SGNH/GDSL hydrolase family protein, which translates into the protein MRYLNRQTFKLFSFSLITFLLFILLLHWFFIGLCKINHIPGFRFDTFLDSNIRLDNPNFEKELTEGDILIYLPQSKLRKSTPDGLTLNFAGENVTYFSGYRRTIPVQKEKVPGVKRVIAVGDSFTWGWKVSDQNTVSSHLEQVLNQRKPENVKAIEVLNAGMTASTITHSYESLKNYDLKFAPDVVLLTFCENDIADLKQKSSTDAFTYDMLKKIGWFGPIRFFVAGKYKKEREIFLRQLKEMKQNELIGGKFGAKAHISHIAWPNDVMAFMKAKIGKQDIENLLTFYYLGNEGKIVPYTRTEDVETWELWKEWEETLVKMKRLSESKKFKLIVYTYPIFVRIYEPQFDKENTPENIIDAICKRHGVTHVNPLAKFREADIEMRKENKFIYMLPEDGHPTSEGNILSAKILADEILPFLKE